Below is a genomic region from Actinomadura sp. NAK00032.
CCTGCTGCAGGGCGAGTCGGTGGACGCGTTCAGCCAGATCGTCCACCGGGAGAAGTCCCGCGAGTACGGGCTGATGATGACCTCCAAGCTGAAGGAGCTCATCCCCCGGCAGCAGTACGAGGTGCCCATCCAGGCCGCGATCGGCGCCCGGATCATCGCCCGCGAGAACATCCGCGCCATCCGCAAGGACGTCCTCGCCAAGTGCTACGGCGGCGACATCTCCCGCAAGCGCAAGCTGCTGGAGAAGCAGAAGGAGGGCAAGAAGCGGATGAAGACCATCGGGCGGGTGGACGTCCCGCAGGAGGCCTTCGTCGCCGCCCTGTCCACCGGTGGCGGCGGCGACGCCGACAAGGGCAAGAAGTAGGAGCAGCCCCTACGTCAGGCCCGGCCTACTTCAGGATGGGCCACGCCACCACGACCGGGACGCGGCGGAACTCGCCGCGGTTCGCGGCGCGCCCCGCGTAGACGAGGTAGAACATCACGGCGGCCGTGAACAGCAGCGGCACCCAGATGAGGACGTCGACGGCCAGCGACAGCAGCCCGAAGACGAACCACACCGCGATCGCGGCGATGCCCATGTTGAGGCCCTGCGCGGCGTGCCGCCGCACGAACGGCGAACCGCCCTTGCCGAAGAAGACGATGGCCGGTGCGATGGCGCCGACGAGGAACTGGCCCACGTACGCCATGAGCGCCCACGTCCGGTCGTCGTCCCCGCCCGGCCCGTGGCCGCCGGGCATCTGCCCCGCCATCTGACCGGGCATCTGGACGGTGCCACCGCCCTGCTGGGGCTGCTGCCAGGCCGCGTTGGGCTGCTGTTGGGGCTGCTGTCCCTGCTGGGGTTGCTGCCACATGTTCCCTGGCTGCTGCCAGGGCGCCTGGGGCTGAGCCTGCTGCTGGGGCTGCTGCCAGCCCTGGCCGGGCTGCTGACCTTGACCGGGCGACGGGGGAGGCCCGTAGGCCATGGCGGACGTCCTCTCCATTAGTTCGCTGCGCGTTCGCGATGCGAAGGTGCGAAGCTGCGAGCCATTGCGCGAAGTGTATGACTCCTAGGACGCACGGTAAGTTCGAACCGGTTCCCCGGATCGCCCGGCCTGTGGCCGTTTCGCGCCACACGCCGGCACAGCCCGGCGTCAGGGACGCCACACGACGGCGGACGGGGCCGCCCGGGTGAGCGTGACCGAGCCCGTCCAGGCGATGGCCGACGGCTGCGGCAGGTACGCCTCGTCCAGGAAGAACCCCCGGTTGACGGACGTGACCGTCGCCGGTGCGCCGTTGTCGCCCCACCCGGTCGGCAGCCGCAGCGCCTCGACGCTCGCGATGTCGGCGGCCCGCGTCCCCGCGGGCAGTTCGACGGTGGTGGCGACGGCGCCGTCCCGGTCGATCGACCAGGTCGGCTCGCCGTGGTCGGACCGGTACAGCACGGACGGGTCGGCCTTCAGCCGGACGCCGAGCGCCACCCCGGGCACGGACCCGAACCCGGTCGCCGCGCCCGTCGTCTTGGCGAACTCGACGAACAGGTAGGAGCGCTGGTCGCCGACCTCCCGCGTCACGGGGTCGGACGGGTCCTCGATCTCGCCCTCCCGCACCATCTCCTGGGCCGCGACCCGGTACGTCCACGGCTCGCGGTCCATGACGGCCTCGCGGGCGCGTCCCTCCGGCCGCGTCCGGGACGCGTCGAGGAGGAAGCGCAGCGGCGGGTCCGGCGAGATCACGTCGCACATGTTGTTGTTCGACGTGCAGGTCTGCAGCACCGGGTGGTCGCCCTCGTAGCGGCCGGCGAACTTCAGCGTCAGGTGCAGGGGCGCCTGGTAGACGGCGGTGCCGTCGACCCGGTTCCCGGACGCGTCGACCTCGACGCGGTACACCCATTCGATGTCGGTGGTCCGCCCCCAGCGGGCCATCAGCGCGGGCGTGTCGGTGCCGCCGTCCTCGTTGCTCCACACCACCGAGTACTCGATGACGCGGTGCCCGGGGGTCGCGGCGGGCCGCGTCTCGTGCCAGGCGATCAGCGGGGTGTCGGTGGCCGCGTTCTGGTAGGGGTCGCCGAACGGCCAGCCGGTCCGGCCGACGACGGCGGGCGCGTGGCGCAGGGCGACCGCGTCCGCCTCCGGCATCCGGACGCGGGCCTGGCTCAGGGTGACGCGGCGGGCGGCGGGCGCGCTGCCCTTCGCGAAGCGCAGCGTCACCTCGTGGCGCCCCTTCCCGACATGCCCGAGGCCGAGGCTGCGGGGAACCGGGTCGGACGAGGGGACGACCAGGTCGGTCACATGGTGCCCGTCCACCGCGACCGACACCACGGCGGACTCGGCGCCCTCGCGGACCCACGAGACGCCCGGCGCGGACGCGGCGAAGGAGATGACGGCCTCCCCGTCCCGGTGGGCGGTGAACGTCAGCGTCCGGGCGGGGCCGCCGCGCTGGACGGTGAGGGTGCCGCCGGCGGCGTGGGCGGGAAGCGGAGCGAGGACGAGGGGAGCGCCGGCGAGGGCGGCGAGCACGGCATGACGCGCACGGCTTCTCATGATCGGGAAAGGTACGGCGCCGGGGTCGCGTTCCGGTGACGGCGCGGTCGCCCGCGGGTGTCGGCTCGGTGAGGCGTCAGGCGCGGCTGCGGTGCAGCGGCGCGAGCGCGGCGAGCGCGGCCGGCTCCTGCAGCGACACGGCCGTGAACCGCCCGGCCCCCTCGCCCTTCCCGCCGTGTGCGTCGGGCCCGTAGAGGGTCAGCCCCGACTCGGCCAGCCGGACGGCGCGGCCCCGCCGGACGACGTCGTGGCCCAGCTCCCGCAGCAGCGCGACCACGTCGCCGGCGGGCTCGTCGAGCAGGTCGACGCCGTCCAGCCGGAACCGCATCTCGGGGTTGCCGCTCCAGCCGGGCGAGCGCGTCCCGCAGATCTCGGCGAGCCGCTCCACGCCGTCCTCGCCCCGGTCGGTGGACAGCGCCAGCGTCCCGCGCCCCACCCGCACGCTGCGGTGGTCGGCCCACCCGCACAGCAGCGACGCCTTCGGCGGGCGGGTGCCGCAGTGCTCGGCGACGCCGGCGAGGGCCGTCCACGCGTCGGGGGCCAGGGTGGAGAACAGCAGGCTCGCGTCCGGCAGCAGCGCCCCGCGGCCCGGCTCCAGCGTGACGACGAACGGCGCCACCCGCCCCGGGAACCGCGCCGGGTCGGCCTCCCGGAGCGTGACGAGCCCCTCCCACTCCACCGGCTCGTCCACCGCGAACCAGGTGATCACGGCCTCCACGCCGAGGTCGCGGAACGTCGCGTCGGTCAGCCGCTCGGCGACCGCCTCGCGCAGCCCCTCCGCGGTCTCGGCGAGGCGGCGGCGCCACCACGGGGGCTCCGGCTCGGCGGACCCGCCCGTCGACCAGCGCGTCCCCGGCCCGGGCAGGCCGGACCGCCGCTCGCCGCCCGCGCCGTCGACCACCGTGCAGTGCCAGCCGTCCGGCCCGCCCTGCAGCAGCACCCGCGCCGGCGCCCGTCCCTGCTCGGTCGCACCCTCGTCCACCATCCCGTTGACACTATCCACCCAAGAGGGGCGGCATGCTGCATTCCGGCCGTCCGGCGCGTGGTTTCCGGACGACACGGCGGCGGTTGCTCGACCTGGGCCCGTATGTAGGTACGGTCAGAACAGCGGCCAGACGGTCTGACCCGACCTCCCGGAGGTAGCGTGACCCACCCCGAGCAGGTACTGCGTTCTGCGAAGGAACGGGAAACGGTGAACGGCGCCGTCCGCGCGCTGCGCTCCGCCGCCCCCGACGGCTGGGAGCGGCTCGACTTCGCGTTCCGCGCGACCGTCGGCATCGACAGCGCCTCGCTGGAGGTCGAGGACGCCGGCGGCGGCCGCCGTACCGCCGTCCCGCCCGGCCAGGCCATCGGCCGGATGGACGAGCTGCGCCGCGTGATGTACCGCGCCGGCAAGGGCGCCTGGTTCACCGCGCGCCTCCAGATCGAGCGCTCCGGCCGCTTCAGCGCCGAGTTCGACTACGACGGCGAACCGGACTTCACCCCGCCCCTCACCGCGTCCGCCTACGTCCAGGACCTCGACCGCTTCCCCCGCACGGACGCCCACATCCCAGACTGGCTCCGCGAAAAACTCGACGAGTCCTGAACGACCGCCTCCGCCGGGTCTGAGCAGGCGGCCGGGCGGGGCAGACTTGAAGGGTGCCCTCGACGCTTCCCGACGGAGACCCCGTACCGGCCGACGGCGCGCTGCCCGCCGGCGCGCTGAACGGCCTGGGGGACCGCCCGTTCGCCTTCTACGTCCATGTGCCCTTCTGCGTGACACGCTGCGGGTACTGCGACTTCAACACCTATACGGCGACGGAGCTGGGCCCGGGGGCGAGCCGTGACTCCTACGCCGACACCGCCATCAGCGAGGTGCGGATGGCCAGGCGCGTCCTGGGCGACGCCGACCTCCCCGTGGAGACGGTCTTCGTGGGCGGCGGCACACCGACGCTGCTCCCGCCGGGAGACCTGGGGCGCGTCCTCGACGCCATCGACGCCGAGTTCGGGCTCGCCAAGGGCGCGGAGGTCACCACCGAGGCGAACCCCGAGTCGGTGGACGAGTCCTACGTGGCCAAGCTCCGGGAGGCCGGGTTCACCCGCATCTCCTACGGCATGCAGAGCGCGCGCGAGCACGTCCTGGCCGTCCTGGAGCGCACGCACACTCCCGGCCGCGTCCCGCAGGTCGTCGACTGGACCCGCAAGGCGGGCTTCGAGCACATCAACCTCGACCTGATCTACGGCACCCCAGGCGAGACCGACGACGACTGGAGGGCCTCCCTGGAGGCGGCCCTCGCGTCCGAGCCCGACCACGTGTCGGCCTACGCGCTCATCGTCGAGGAGGGCACCCGCCTGGCCGCCCAGGTGCGGCGCGGGGAACTCAAGGCCCCCGATGACGACGCCATGGCCGACCGCTACCTCATCGCCGACGAGATGCTCAGCGGCCGCGGCCTGCACTGGTACGAGATCTCCAACTGGGCGTCCGACCCGGCCGCCGCCTGCCGCCACAACATGCTCTATTGGACGGGCGCCGACTGGTGGGGCGTCGGCCCAGGGGCGCACAGCCACGTCGGCGGAACCCGCTGGTGGAACGTCAAGCACCCCGCCGCCTACGCCTCCCGCCTGGCCGAGGGCACGACCCCCGCCCACGCCAGGGAGATCCTCACCGACGACGACCGCCACATCGAGCGCGTCATGCTGGAACTACGCCTGGCCCAGGGCTGCCCCACACCCCTCCTGGACGACAAGGCCACCCGCAGAGCAATCGACGAGGGCCTACTAGAACCGGCCCCCTACGAAGAGGGCCGAGCCGTCCTGACCCTAAAGGGCCGCCTCCTGGCCGACGCAGTAGTCCGAGACCTCACCTAAGAGCGACCTGCACTCACGAAATCGATCAGTTCCTCCACGCGGCCCAGCAGTGCGGGTTCCAGGTCGGTGTAGCTGCCGACCGAGTTCAGGATCCGCTTCCAGGCGGCGCCGGTGTCGTCGCCCCAGCCGAGTTCGGCGATGACGCCCTCCTTCCACGGGATGCCGCGGGGGATGCGTGGCCAGGCGCGGATGCCGACGGCGGCTGGCTTCACCGCCTCCCAGATGTCGATGAACGGGTGGCCGGTGATCAGGACGTGCGGGGACGACACCCGCGCGGCGATCCGGGACTCCTTGGACCCCTCCACCAGGTGGTCGACGAGGACGCCGAGGCGGCGGCCGGCGTCCGGGCCGAACTCCTCGACGATCGCGGGCAGGTCGTCCACGCCTTCGAGGTACTCCACGACGACGCCCTCGACGCGCAGGTCGTGGCCCCAGATCTTCTCGACCAGCTCGGCGTCGTGGACGCCCTCGACGTAGATGCGGCTCTGCTTGGCGACCTGGGCGCGCAGGCCCCGCACCGCGATCGAGCCGGACGCCGACCGCGCCTGCCCCCTGGGCGCCGCGGTGGGCCTGACCAGGGTGACCGGCTTGCCGTCGATCAGGAAGCCGGCCTTCGCCAGCGGGAACACGCGCCGCTTGCCGAACCGGTCCTCCAGCGTGACGCCGAACTTGTCGCAGCCGACCACCGCGCCGCAGAAGCCGCTGCCGGGGTCCTCGGCGACCAGCCCCGGCTCGGCCGGGACCTCCGGGATCTGCCCCTTGCGCGGCCTGCGCCAGTCGCCGGCCAGCACATCGTTTCCGTAGTCCTTACTGCGCACGGGTCCGCACATTAACCCGGCGGGGCGGCCGGGTGGCGTCGCCCCTCGTCCCTCGGCGTGGCGCCCGCGTCCGATACGGATAGGATCGCGCCGCCGTCCGGGGAGTGCGCGGGCACTCCGATCGGGGGTGCGGGGCCGTACAATTGGCACTCTAGAGTATGGAGTGCCAGCGGAACGGCCGACCGGACGAGGGAGGTGACGCCGTGCTGGACGACCGCAAGCTCGCCGTCCTGCGCGCCATCGTCGAGGACTTCGTCTCCACCAACGAGCCGGTGGGGTCGAAGGCCCTGGCGGACCGGCACAACCTCGGTGTGTCGCCCGCGACCATCCGCAACGACATGGCGGTGCTGGAGGAGCAGGGCTACATCACGCAGCCGCACACCAGCGCCGGGCGCGTGCCCACCGACAAGGGCTACCGGCTGTTCGTCGACCGGCTGTCGACGATCAAGCCGCTGTCGATCGCCGAGCGGCGCGCCATCGAGACGTTCCTGTCCGGCGCCTACGACCTCGACGACGTGGTCGGCCGCACGGTGCGGCTGCTCGCGCAGCTCACCCGGCAGGTCGCCGTCGTCCAGTACCCGTCGCTGACCCGCTCGTCGGTGCGGCACGTCGAGCTGGTCCCGGTCGCCGAGGGGCGGCTGCTGCTCGTCCTGATCACCGACACCGGGCGGGTGGAGCAGCGGGTCATCGAGACGCCCGCCGCGATCTCCGAGGAATCGATCGGGCACCTGCGGGCGTTGCTCAACACGTGCCTGGACGGGCTCGGCCTCGGCGACGTGCCGACGGCCGTCGCCGACCTGCCGGAGAAGGTGGGGCCGGACGAGCGGCCGGTCGCGGCGTCGGTGCTGTCGGTGCTGCTGGAGACGCTCGTCGACAAGCACGAGGAGAAGATCGTTTTCGCCGGGGCGGCCAACCTCGCCGCCGTCGACTTCTCGCAGAGCCTGCGGGAGGTCCTGGTGGCGCTGGAGGAGCAGGTGGTGCTGATGAGGCTGCTCGGCGAGACCGGCGACTCCTCTACAGTTACGGTGCGGATCGGCACCGAGAACCCCGACCTGGGGCTCCGATCGACCTCGGTGGTCGCCGCGGACTACGGGGTCGGCGACCTCACCTTGGCCAGGCTCGGAGTACTCGGGCCTACACGCATGGATTACCCCAGCACGATGGGAGCGGTACGGGCAGTGGCACGCTACGTGGGACAGATCCTGGCGGGGTCGTAAGGTGGCGAACGACTACTACGCGACCCTGGGGGTCCGGCGCGACGCGAGCGCCGACGAGGTGAAGAAGGCCTACCGCCGGCTGGCGCGGGAGCTTCACCCCGACGTCAACCCGGATCCGGAGACCCAGGAGAAGTTCAAGGAGATCACCCAGGCGTACGAGGTGCTCTCCGACCCCAAGAAGCGGGAGATGTACGACCTCGGCGCGGACCCGTTCGCGTCCGGGGCGGGCGCGGGGGCCGGCGGGTTCGGCGGGGCCGGGTTCCCCTTCAGCGACATCATGGACGCCTTCTTCGGGACGGCCACCGCGCGCGGCCCGCGGTCGCGGGCCCGGCGCGGCCGCAACGCGACGCTGCGGGTCGAGCTCGACCTCGCCGAGACGGCGTTCGGCACGACCCGCGAGCTGTCCATCGACACCGCGGTGGGCTGCGCCGCCTGCGACGGGTCGGGCTGCGCGCCCGGCACCCACCCGGAGACGTGCGAGACCTGCCACGGGCGCGGCGAGGTGCAGCAGGTCCAGCGCTCGTTCCTCGGCCAGGTCATGACGGCGCGGCCGTGCCCGGCGTGCGGCGGGTTCGGCTCGGTGATCCGCAACCCGTGCACCGAGTGCTCGGGCGACGGCCGGGTCCGCACCCGGCGCACCGTCAAGGTCAAGATCCCGGCCGGGGTGGAGAACGGCATCCACATCCAGCTCGCCGGCGAGGGCGAGGTCGGCCCGGGCGGCGGCCCGCCCGGCGACCTGTTCCTGGAGATCGTGGAGAAGCCGCACCCGATCTTCGAGCGGGAGGGCGACGACCTGCACTGCACGGTCGAGATCCCGATGACGGCGGCGGCGCTCGGTACCAGCGTCACCATCGAGACGCTGGACGACGCCGAGAGCGTCGACATCAAGCCCGGCACGCAGTCCGGGCAGGTGATCACGCTCTACAACCGGGGCGTCCGGCACCTCAACGAGAGCGGCCGCGGCGACCTGATGATCCACGTGAACGTGGAGACGCCGGGCCGGCTCGACGAGGAGCAGGAGGACCTGCTCCGCCGCCTGGCGGCCCTGCGCGGCGAGGAGCGCCCGCCCGGCAAGTTCGCCCCCGGTCAGCGCAACGGCGTGTTCTCCCGTATCAAGGACGTCTTCAACCAGCACTGAAGCGAGGTGGCGGCGGCCTACCGGGAGGGCCGCCGCGGCGGTTCCGAGCATTGAGAGGCCCACATGAGCCCGCCGGTGTTCCTCGCCGGGGCGGACGCGCTGGAGCGCGGCACGGTCGTCCTGGACGGCCCCGAAGGGCGGCACGCGGCGGCCGTGCGGCGGCTGCGGCCCGGTGAGCGGGTCGACCTGACCGACGGCGCCGGGCTGCTGGCCGAGTGCGTCGTCACCGCCGCCGACCGCGCGTCCCTCACCCTGGACGTGCTGGCCCGGCACCGGGAGCCGCCTCCCGCGCCGCGCATCGTGGTCGTCCAGGCGCTCCCGAAGGGCGACCGGGGCGAGCTGGCCGTGGAGACCATGACCGAGGTCGGCGTCGACGTGATCGTCCCGTGGGCGGCGGAGCGCTGCGTCACCCGGTGGCGCCCGGAGCGCCGCGAGAAGGCGCTCGGGCGCTGGCGCGCGACCGCCCGGGAGGCCGCCAAGCAGGCGCGGCGCGGCCGGCTGCCCGAGGTACCGGATCTCGCGTCCACCGAGGACGTCGCCGCGCGGATCGCCGCCGCGTCACTGGCGCTCGTCCTGCATGAGGAGGCCGAAGCGCCGCTGAGCGGGGTGCGAGTGCCCCCGGACGGCGACATCGTGCTGGTGGTGGGGCCCGAAGGCGGCATCACCGAGGCGGAGCTGGAGCGTTTCGCCGCGGCCGGCGGCAGCCCGGCGCGGCTCGGCCCGACCGTGCTGCGCACGTCGACGGCCGGGGTGGCGGCGGGCAGCGTGCTGCTCGCCGCCACCGGACGCTGGTAGGACGACCCGGCGGGCCCGTCAGGGCGTGGTCGCCGCGCCCTCCTCGGCCGTCCCCGCGGGGCTGCTCGTCGGCGCCTGCGTGGGCGCGTCGGTCGGCTTCTGCGTGGTCGGCGACGTGGTGGGGGTCGGCGGCGGCGCGGAGGTCGGCGCCTGCGTCGGCGTCTCGCTCGGGCACGGCGTGGTCTCCGGAGTCTGCGTGCCGGTCGCGCCCGGCGAGGCGGGCGCCGTGCCCGCCGGCGGCGGGATGCGGCACGACGACAGCCCCGGCGACGAGCTGGGACTGGTGGTCGACGAGGCGGACGGCGAACCCGACGAGGTGCTGCCCGCGGCGGGCGGCTCGGGGAACTCGGGGTTGCCCGGGGTGGCCGCGCGGTCGCCGTCGGTGTTGTTCTGCCCGCCGCCGGACGGCCCGCTGTTGCCGACGGACTGCTGGATGAGGTCGATGGTCTGCGGCGCCGTCACGCCGAGCCCGGCGATGACGACGGCGGCGGCGACGGCGAGCACGGGCCGCGCCCAGCCGACGGTGAACCGGTCCAACCCGAACCGGGCGGGTCCGAACCGCCCGAGACCGAACCGGCGGCTCTGGCCGTCGGCGACGCGGGCCCGGATGCGTTCCAGGCCGTCGCCCGCGGGGTTGACCGTATCCGCCTCCGCGTGCAGGGCGCGGCGGAGGATCTCGCCGTGCTCGTCGTGGGGGTCGGTGGTCATGTGAACTGCTCCAGGACGTTGCGTAGCGCGGTCATCCCGCGCGCCGTATGGCTCTTGACGGCGCCGCGGGAGATGCCCATCGCGTTGGCGATCTCCGCTTCGGACAGGTCCGCGTAGTAGCGGAGGACGAGCGCCTCCCGCTGGCGGGCGGGGAGCCGGGCGAGCGCGTCGATCACCGCCGAGCGCTCCAGCTCCCCGATGGCCCCGGCCTCCGCGCTCGGCGCGTCCGGCAGCCCCTTCGGGGCGTACTTCTCGACGACGGCGCGGTGCCGCAGCACCGATCGCGACCGGTTCACCACGGACTGGCGCAGGTAGGACAGGGCCTTGTCGGGGTCGCGCAGCCGCCGCCAGCCGCCGTGCATCGCGACGAAGGCGTCCTGGACGACCTCTTCGGCCGTCCCGGCGTCCCGTACGAGCATGGCCGCCAGGCGTACCAGCGAGCGGTAGTTGGCGCTGTAGAGCGCGGTCACCGCCTGATCGGCGTCCCAGGCGACGGCCACCGCCCCCGCCGTGCCCCTGGCCACGAGGGTCTCGGTCACGTCAGTTCGACGCGCGCCCTCCTCGCCCGGTTTACGAAAGGGCATGTCCTGATCTGCCTCGGTCACCTGTCCGCCGCCTTTGCCGGCCCCGGCCGTCCATTCGGACGGGCGCCCTCGGGGTGGCACGAATGGGGCGCGCCCGCCCGCCCGGAAGCGCGCCGCAATGCCTGCGGACCGGGGGGTACGCCTTGAGCTGACAACCTTAACCAGTGGCCGGTCGGAATGGTGACCGCAACCGGGAGGTCGGTCGCCGGAAAGCCTATCCGGCGCGGGGCGGCGCGGACCATGATCGCGCGGGTCTCGATAGGATTCCGGGGCGGTCACGGGCGCCGCGGCGAGGGGAGACAGATGACCGACTGCCTGTTCTGCAAGATCGTTTCCGGGGACGTGCCGGCCACGATCGTCCGCGAGTCGGCCGGGACGGTCGCGTTCCGCGACATCAACCCGCAGGCGCCGACCCACGTGCTGGTCATCCCGCGCGAGCACCACCCGACCGCGGGGGAGCTGGCCGCGTCCGACGCCGGACTGCTGGCCGAGGTCGTCCGGGAGGCGCACCAGGTCGCCGCCGACGAGGGCATCGCCGAGACCGGCTACCGGATCGTGTTCAACACCGGCGCCCAGGCCGGCCAGACCGTCTTCCACGTGCACGCCCACGTGCTGGGCGGACGTGGCCTCAACTGGCCGCCCGGCTGAGCGCGCCCGCACCCGCCCGCGCCGGGGCGGGCGTTACGCCACGCGAAAAACCCTTCGGTGCCGTGCCGGGGGTGCCCAGTACGATGGAACCGGCATACCTGGACACCCGGAGCAGACAGAAGGCAGGTCCGAAGGCCGCAAGGCCCGGCTGATGGTCGAATCAACTCACACGAGGGCAACCCGCACGGGGCGCGACGACCGCAACGGCTCGCGCGCGCAGATCAAGATCGTGGTGCCGGACGACCATTCGATGGTGAGCCTGCTCGGCTCCCGGGATGAGCTGCTCCACGCGATCGAGCAGGCGTTCGGCAGCGCCATCGACATCCACGTCCGCGGCAACGAGATCACCGTGACCGGGTCCGGCGACGACACCGACCTGGTGTCCCGGCTGTTCACCGAGATGCTCGAACTGCTGAAGGGGGGCACGCAGCTCACCCCCGACGCCGTCGAGCGCAGCCTGGCGATGCTGCGCGGCGAGAGCGGCGCCCGCCCGGCGGAGGTGCTGACCCTGGACGTGCTGTCCAGCCGGGGCCGCACGATCCGCCCGAAGACGCTGAACCAGCGGCGCTACGTCGACGCGATCGACAGGCACACGATCGTGTTCGGGATCGGCCCCGCCGGCACCGGCAAGACGTACCTGGCGATGGCCAAGGCCGTCCGCGCGCTGCAGGACAAGCAGGTCAACCGGATCATCCTGACGCGTCCCGCGGTCGAGGCGGGGGAGCGGCTCGGCTTCCTGCCGGGAACGCTCTACGAGAAGATCGACCCGTACCTGCGGCCGCTGTACGACGCGCTGCACGACATGGTCGACCCCGACTCGATCCCGCGCCTGATGGCCGCCGGCACCATCGAGGTCGCGCCGCTGGCGTACATGCGCGGGCGGACGCTGAACGACTCGTTCATCATCCTGGACGAGGCGCAGAACACCTCGCCCGAGCAGATGAAGATGTTCCTCACCCGGCTCGGGTTCGGCTCGAAGGTCGTGGTGACCGGCGACGTCACGCAGGTCGACCTGCCGAGCGGGCAGACCAGCGGCCTGCGCGTCGTGCAGGACATCCTGGAGGGCGTCGAGGACATCGACTTCTGCCGGCTCGACAGCCGCGACGTCGTCCGGCACAAGCTCGTCACCGACATCGTCGACGCCTACAACCGCTGGGACGAGGAGCGCGTGCCGGCGGCCGGGCAGGGGCAGGGCGGGCGCGGCGGCCCCCGCAAGCGGGGGCGGCAGTGAGCATCGAGGTGCTGAACGAGTCGGGCGTGCCCGTCGACGAGCAGGCGCTCGCCGCGCTGTCGCGGCACGTCCTGGACGGCATGCGCGTCCACCCGCTGGCCGAGCTGTCGGTGCTGCTGGTCGACGAGGCCGCGATGACCGAGCTGCACGTGAAGTGGATGGACGAGCCCGGCCCGACCGACGTGCTGTCCTTCCCGATGGACGAGCTGCGCCCCGGCCACATGTCCGGCGGCGCCGACGAGGACGGCGAGACCGATCCCGGGCTGCTCGGCGACGTCGTCCTGTGCCCGTCGGTGGCGGAGCGGCAGGCGCGGGAGGCCGGGCACAGCACCGAGGCGGAGCTGGAGCTGCTGTGCGCGCACGGCATCCTGCACCTCCTCGGCTACGACCACGCCGAGCCGGAGGAGCACAAGGAGATGTTCGGCCTGCAGGCCGAGCTCCTGGCCTCCTGGCGGGAGGAACGCGGCGGCTGATGAGCACCGCGCAGGCGTGGCTGTCCGCCCTGGCGGTGGGCCTGGTCTTCATGGCGGGCCTGCTGGCCGGCACCGAGACGGCGCTCGCCCGCGTGTCCCGGGTCACCGTGGACGAGGCGCTCCGCGAGGGGCGGCGCGGTGCCAAGCGG
It encodes:
- a CDS encoding DUF4870 domain-containing protein, with the translated sequence MWQQPQQGQQPQQQPNAAWQQPQQGGGTVQMPGQMAGQMPGGHGPGGDDDRTWALMAYVGQFLVGAIAPAIVFFGKGGSPFVRRHAAQGLNMGIAAIAVWFVFGLLSLAVDVLIWVPLLFTAAVMFYLVYAGRAANRGEFRRVPVVVAWPILK
- a CDS encoding antitoxin YezG family protein encodes the protein MNGAVRALRSAAPDGWERLDFAFRATVGIDSASLEVEDAGGGRRTAVPPGQAIGRMDELRRVMYRAGKGAWFTARLQIERSGRFSAEFDYDGEPDFTPPLTASAYVQDLDRFPRTDAHIPDWLREKLDES
- the hemW gene encoding radical SAM family heme chaperone HemW — its product is MPSTLPDGDPVPADGALPAGALNGLGDRPFAFYVHVPFCVTRCGYCDFNTYTATELGPGASRDSYADTAISEVRMARRVLGDADLPVETVFVGGGTPTLLPPGDLGRVLDAIDAEFGLAKGAEVTTEANPESVDESYVAKLREAGFTRISYGMQSAREHVLAVLERTHTPGRVPQVVDWTRKAGFEHINLDLIYGTPGETDDDWRASLEAALASEPDHVSAYALIVEEGTRLAAQVRRGELKAPDDDAMADRYLIADEMLSGRGLHWYEISNWASDPAAACRHNMLYWTGADWWGVGPGAHSHVGGTRWWNVKHPAAYASRLAEGTTPAHAREILTDDDRHIERVMLELRLAQGCPTPLLDDKATRRAIDEGLLEPAPYEEGRAVLTLKGRLLADAVVRDLT
- a CDS encoding DUF3097 domain-containing protein — protein: MRSKDYGNDVLAGDWRRPRKGQIPEVPAEPGLVAEDPGSGFCGAVVGCDKFGVTLEDRFGKRRVFPLAKAGFLIDGKPVTLVRPTAAPRGQARSASGSIAVRGLRAQVAKQSRIYVEGVHDAELVEKIWGHDLRVEGVVVEYLEGVDDLPAIVEEFGPDAGRRLGVLVDHLVEGSKESRIAARVSSPHVLITGHPFIDIWEAVKPAAVGIRAWPRIPRGIPWKEGVIAELGWGDDTGAAWKRILNSVGSYTDLEPALLGRVEELIDFVSAGRS
- the hrcA gene encoding heat-inducible transcriptional repressor HrcA, whose amino-acid sequence is MLDDRKLAVLRAIVEDFVSTNEPVGSKALADRHNLGVSPATIRNDMAVLEEQGYITQPHTSAGRVPTDKGYRLFVDRLSTIKPLSIAERRAIETFLSGAYDLDDVVGRTVRLLAQLTRQVAVVQYPSLTRSSVRHVELVPVAEGRLLLVLITDTGRVEQRVIETPAAISEESIGHLRALLNTCLDGLGLGDVPTAVADLPEKVGPDERPVAASVLSVLLETLVDKHEEKIVFAGAANLAAVDFSQSLREVLVALEEQVVLMRLLGETGDSSTVTVRIGTENPDLGLRSTSVVAADYGVGDLTLARLGVLGPTRMDYPSTMGAVRAVARYVGQILAGS
- the dnaJ gene encoding molecular chaperone DnaJ, whose product is MANDYYATLGVRRDASADEVKKAYRRLARELHPDVNPDPETQEKFKEITQAYEVLSDPKKREMYDLGADPFASGAGAGAGGFGGAGFPFSDIMDAFFGTATARGPRSRARRGRNATLRVELDLAETAFGTTRELSIDTAVGCAACDGSGCAPGTHPETCETCHGRGEVQQVQRSFLGQVMTARPCPACGGFGSVIRNPCTECSGDGRVRTRRTVKVKIPAGVENGIHIQLAGEGEVGPGGGPPGDLFLEIVEKPHPIFEREGDDLHCTVEIPMTAAALGTSVTIETLDDAESVDIKPGTQSGQVITLYNRGVRHLNESGRGDLMIHVNVETPGRLDEEQEDLLRRLAALRGEERPPGKFAPGQRNGVFSRIKDVFNQH
- a CDS encoding 16S rRNA (uracil(1498)-N(3))-methyltransferase translates to MSPPVFLAGADALERGTVVLDGPEGRHAAAVRRLRPGERVDLTDGAGLLAECVVTAADRASLTLDVLARHREPPPAPRIVVVQALPKGDRGELAVETMTEVGVDVIVPWAAERCVTRWRPERREKALGRWRATAREAAKQARRGRLPEVPDLASTEDVAARIAAASLALVLHEEAEAPLSGVRVPPDGDIVLVVGPEGGITEAELERFAAAGGSPARLGPTVLRTSTAGVAAGSVLLAATGRW
- a CDS encoding SigE family RNA polymerase sigma factor, which translates into the protein MTETLVARGTAGAVAVAWDADQAVTALYSANYRSLVRLAAMLVRDAGTAEEVVQDAFVAMHGGWRRLRDPDKALSYLRQSVVNRSRSVLRHRAVVEKYAPKGLPDAPSAEAGAIGELERSAVIDALARLPARQREALVLRYYADLSEAEIANAMGISRGAVKSHTARGMTALRNVLEQFT
- a CDS encoding histidine triad nucleotide-binding protein; the encoded protein is MTDCLFCKIVSGDVPATIVRESAGTVAFRDINPQAPTHVLVIPREHHPTAGELAASDAGLLAEVVREAHQVAADEGIAETGYRIVFNTGAQAGQTVFHVHAHVLGGRGLNWPPG